A region of Thermobifida halotolerans DNA encodes the following proteins:
- the cas6 gene encoding CRISPR system precrRNA processing endoribonuclease RAMP protein Cas6 produces MPLLWSLRPSGRVPSPVPAAWLHGLACALVEAPEGAHTAQVKPFSARTVNSGADTPVVEIGWLDDTRNPGLEARIAAGGLRLGTTPIGLEVTGRRAVPYAELAASPPALRTRVVFASPTYVSRAGRQIPLPDPELLLSGLARRWRAFSPLPIAEDTLSALLARVFVVRHEIRTTTVDLGKSRRVGFTGEVVFGVHGSSDDPTRRLFAGLWQFAEFAGVGAQTAYGLGSVTVGPAGR; encoded by the coding sequence ATGCCGCTGCTGTGGTCGCTGCGGCCTTCGGGACGGGTCCCGAGTCCGGTTCCCGCGGCCTGGTTGCACGGACTGGCGTGTGCGCTGGTGGAGGCCCCCGAAGGTGCCCACACCGCGCAGGTCAAACCGTTCAGTGCCCGCACTGTGAACAGCGGGGCGGACACACCGGTCGTGGAGATCGGCTGGCTGGACGACACGCGGAACCCGGGACTGGAGGCGCGGATCGCCGCGGGCGGGCTGCGTCTGGGGACAACGCCCATCGGGTTGGAGGTCACCGGCCGTCGCGCGGTGCCGTACGCCGAACTGGCGGCCTCGCCCCCGGCACTGCGGACGCGGGTGGTGTTCGCCTCCCCGACGTACGTCAGCCGCGCGGGCCGCCAGATTCCGCTGCCCGACCCCGAACTGCTGCTGTCCGGTCTGGCGCGCCGGTGGCGGGCGTTCAGTCCCCTGCCGATCGCCGAAGACACGCTGTCCGCGCTGCTGGCGCGGGTGTTCGTGGTCCGCCATGAGATCCGCACGACCACGGTGGACCTCGGTAAGAGCCGCCGCGTCGGGTTCACCGGCGAGGTGGTGTTCGGGGTGCACGGTTCCTCCGACGATCCGACGCGGCGACTGTTCGCGGGACTGTGGCAGTTCGCCGAGTTCGCGGGCGTGGGCGCGCAGACCGCGTACGGGCTCGGGTCAGTCACCGTCGGGCCAGCGGGCCGGTAG
- the cas1 gene encoding CRISPR-associated endonuclease Cas1, whose product MGSLLAKVASEEVLSSAWHEVRENDLDDGVKSPPVREFEKGALRRLLDLGQRLRSGEYEPEPVVAIEVPKPSGGSRLLAIPAVADRVVERAILEVVEPYLDPVLLPWSFAYRKGLGVDDAVHALAMAREAGNGWVVRADIEDCFEEIPRWPVVTRVRELVPDAELCLLVQQLVTRRAVGPAAHRVRDGRGRGLHQGSALSPVLTNLYLDTFDRAMLERGHQVLRYADDFAIPAPSRGAAERALADAGEVLAEWGLALNDAKSRVVSFNEGVEFLGRTLGGRDGVRAEERASPLEATLYITTPGALVRSRGDRVRVEHGEETLLSVNLKRVRQVVAVGRVGFSTPFVHRALRQGVELVLLDDIGRFQGRLSRALGGDVHVRAAQYEAALDGATALAHARSFVAGKIANLRTALLRAWRRHGVAEDTAEVSARLLKARTGALRARSLTELMGHEGAASRDYFACLGRLFGPEWGFTHRRRRPPPDQVNAMLSFGYTLLLNDAVVACHIAGLDPEAGFLHALRRGRASLALDLIEEFRPVIVDSVVTRLVLGGRVTPDGFDVSGDSEQGCRMKPDTLKTFLAAYEKRMLTLARHPGLGRRVSYRMALVAQARLMASVIAGDESAYTPLVWR is encoded by the coding sequence GTGGGTTCTTTGTTGGCGAAGGTGGCGAGTGAGGAGGTGTTGTCCTCGGCCTGGCACGAGGTACGGGAGAACGATCTCGATGACGGGGTGAAGTCCCCTCCGGTCCGCGAGTTCGAGAAGGGCGCGTTACGGCGGCTGCTGGATTTGGGGCAACGGCTGCGTTCCGGTGAGTACGAACCCGAACCGGTGGTGGCGATCGAGGTGCCCAAACCCTCTGGCGGGTCGCGGCTGCTGGCGATTCCGGCGGTGGCCGACAGGGTGGTGGAGCGTGCGATTCTGGAAGTCGTCGAACCGTACCTGGATCCGGTACTGCTGCCGTGGAGTTTCGCCTACCGCAAGGGCTTGGGGGTGGATGACGCGGTGCACGCGCTGGCGATGGCGCGGGAGGCGGGCAACGGGTGGGTGGTGCGCGCCGACATCGAAGACTGCTTCGAGGAGATCCCGCGCTGGCCGGTGGTGACCCGAGTGCGAGAACTGGTTCCCGATGCCGAGTTGTGTCTGCTGGTGCAGCAGCTTGTCACCCGTCGTGCGGTGGGTCCGGCCGCGCACCGGGTCCGTGACGGACGCGGCCGGGGTCTGCACCAGGGCAGCGCGCTGTCTCCGGTGCTGACCAACCTGTATCTGGACACCTTCGACCGGGCCATGCTGGAACGCGGCCACCAGGTGCTGCGCTATGCCGACGACTTCGCGATCCCGGCACCGTCACGTGGTGCGGCTGAGCGGGCGCTGGCCGATGCCGGTGAGGTGCTGGCCGAGTGGGGGTTGGCGCTCAACGACGCCAAGTCCCGAGTCGTGTCGTTCAACGAGGGAGTGGAGTTTCTGGGGCGCACGCTCGGTGGGCGGGACGGAGTGCGCGCCGAGGAGCGGGCCAGTCCGTTGGAGGCCACCTTGTACATCACCACTCCGGGGGCGCTGGTGCGTAGCCGAGGCGACCGCGTCCGGGTGGAGCACGGCGAGGAGACGCTGCTGTCGGTGAACCTCAAACGGGTTCGCCAGGTGGTCGCCGTGGGTCGGGTCGGATTCAGTACGCCGTTTGTCCACCGCGCGCTGCGCCAGGGGGTGGAGTTGGTGCTGCTGGATGACATCGGCCGGTTCCAGGGGCGGCTGTCCCGGGCCCTGGGCGGTGACGTGCACGTGCGGGCCGCCCAGTACGAGGCCGCACTCGACGGTGCGACCGCGCTGGCTCATGCCCGGTCTTTTGTGGCGGGCAAGATCGCGAACCTGCGTACCGCGCTGCTGCGTGCCTGGCGCCGTCACGGGGTGGCCGAGGACACCGCCGAAGTGTCGGCGCGTCTGCTGAAGGCACGTACGGGAGCGTTGCGGGCACGGAGCTTGACGGAACTGATGGGACACGAGGGTGCGGCCAGTCGCGACTACTTCGCCTGCCTGGGACGTCTGTTCGGTCCGGAATGGGGATTCACCCACCGCAGGCGGCGTCCGCCTCCAGACCAGGTCAACGCGATGCTGTCATTCGGCTACACCCTTCTGCTCAATGATGCCGTGGTGGCCTGCCACATCGCTGGTCTCGACCCCGAGGCGGGGTTCCTGCACGCACTGCGTCGCGGTCGGGCCAGTCTCGCCTTGGACCTGATCGAGGAGTTCCGGCCTGTCATCGTGGACTCGGTGGTCACCCGACTGGTGCTCGGCGGCAGGGTCACCCCGGACGGCTTCGACGTTTCCGGTGACAGCGAGCAGGGCTGCCGAATGAAACCGGACACCCTCAAGACGTTTCTGGCCGCCTACGAGAAACGCATGCTCACTCTGGCCCGACATCCCGGCTTGGGCCGCCGGGTGTCCTACCGGATGGCCCTGGTCGCGCAGGCCCGTCTCATGGCCTCGGTCATCGCGGGAGACGAATCCGCCTACACGCCTCTGGTCTGGCGGTGA
- the cas2 gene encoding CRISPR-associated endonuclease Cas2, with the protein MGRHPHRRRFYLICYDIADNERRDDVSELLSGYGPRVQYSVFEAAVETPHVFDQLQQRLTDLVDPDEDQVRIYPLRVTDLDKITIIGNRRLEERDDFWII; encoded by the coding sequence GTGGGCCGCCATCCCCATCGCCGCCGCTTCTACCTGATCTGCTATGACATCGCCGACAACGAACGCCGCGACGACGTGTCCGAACTGCTGTCCGGCTACGGGCCGCGCGTGCAGTACAGCGTGTTCGAGGCGGCCGTGGAGACTCCGCACGTCTTCGACCAGCTTCAGCAGAGACTCACCGACCTCGTCGACCCCGACGAGGACCAGGTGCGCATCTACCCGCTGCGAGTCACCGACCTTGACAAGATCACCATCATCGGCAACCGTCGCCTTGAGGAACGCGACGACTTCTGGATCATCTGA
- the brxD gene encoding BREX system ATP-binding protein BrxD has translation MATPADPVSAARRRDVIDALRRGTVPQAGLDLFAVGLERFERALDDEIATVTRGGAAFHAIRGEYGSGKTFFARWLAERAKRAGLAAAEIQISETETPLHRLETVYRRLTERLTTATHPPSALRAVVDSWFFTLEEEVLEAGEATEDDPETLARAVDALLETRLADVAVTTPGFAAALRGYHTARENGDAATAEALLAWLGGQKSVAASARRAAGVRGDLDHYGALGFLQGLLRVLRDCGHPGLLLVLDEIETLQRVRGDVREKGLNALRQLLDEIDAGRFPGLFLVITGTPAFYDGPQGVQRLTPLAQRLATDFTTDPRFDSPRAVQLRLPGFDLHRLGELGRRVRDLYAGGARDPERITDVVDNAYVAELATAVTGGLGGKVGVAPRLFLRKLVADILDRVDEFPDFDPRRHYTLTLTATELTDPERNAATSADDIDLDL, from the coding sequence GTGGCCACCCCGGCGGACCCGGTCAGCGCGGCACGCCGCCGCGACGTGATCGACGCACTGCGGCGCGGCACCGTGCCCCAGGCCGGGCTCGACCTGTTCGCCGTCGGCCTGGAACGCTTCGAACGCGCCCTCGACGACGAGATCGCCACCGTCACCCGCGGCGGCGCCGCCTTCCACGCCATCCGCGGCGAGTACGGCTCCGGGAAGACCTTCTTCGCCCGTTGGCTCGCCGAACGCGCCAAACGCGCCGGACTGGCCGCCGCCGAAATCCAGATCTCCGAGACCGAGACCCCGCTGCACCGGCTCGAAACCGTCTACCGGCGGCTCACCGAACGGCTCACCACCGCCACCCACCCGCCCAGCGCGCTGCGCGCCGTCGTCGACTCCTGGTTCTTCACCCTCGAAGAGGAAGTCCTCGAAGCGGGCGAAGCCACCGAGGACGACCCCGAAACCCTCGCCCGCGCCGTGGACGCGCTGCTGGAGACCCGACTCGCCGACGTCGCCGTCACCACCCCCGGCTTCGCGGCGGCGCTGCGCGGCTACCACACCGCCCGCGAGAACGGCGACGCCGCCACCGCCGAAGCACTCCTTGCCTGGCTCGGCGGGCAGAAGTCCGTGGCCGCCTCCGCGCGGCGCGCCGCCGGGGTCCGCGGCGACCTCGACCACTACGGCGCGCTCGGCTTCCTCCAGGGGCTGCTGCGGGTCCTGCGCGACTGCGGCCACCCCGGGCTGCTGCTCGTCCTCGACGAGATCGAAACCCTGCAACGGGTCCGCGGCGACGTCCGCGAGAAGGGCCTCAACGCGCTGCGGCAGCTCCTCGACGAGATCGACGCCGGACGGTTCCCCGGCCTGTTCCTCGTCATCACCGGCACCCCCGCCTTCTACGACGGGCCGCAGGGCGTGCAGCGGCTCACCCCGCTCGCCCAGCGCCTCGCCACCGACTTCACCACCGACCCCAGGTTCGACTCGCCGCGCGCGGTCCAACTGCGGCTGCCCGGCTTCGACCTGCACCGGCTCGGCGAACTCGGCCGCCGGGTCCGTGACCTGTACGCGGGCGGCGCCCGCGACCCCGAACGGATCACCGACGTGGTCGACAACGCCTACGTCGCGGAACTCGCCACCGCCGTCACCGGCGGCCTCGGCGGCAAGGTGGGTGTGGCGCCCCGGCTGTTCCTGCGCAAACTCGTCGCCGACATCCTCGACCGCGTCGACGAGTTCCCCGACTTCGACCCGCGCCGCCACTACACGCTGACCCTCACCGCCACCGAACTCACCGACCCCGAACGCAACGCGGCCACCAGCGCCGACGACATCGACCTGGACCTGTGA